AGGGCGTGACACCGGCAGAAGAGGAAGCGGGCAAATTCCTGCCCTGCTGCAGCTTTGCCCGCAGCGATCTGGAAGTTGCCCTTTAACCGGGAATAACGGGGTTAGTGGTCGGATTGCTCCAGCAATTGCGCTAACCCCGTGTCATAGTCCTGGCCGCGCAGCGTAATGGTAAAGCTGTCATCCCCGTGGATGCGGGCCAGCCCCTTGCGCTCCAGCGCCTTCCAAACGGAAATATTGCCGAAACCGCTGGCATCCTTGGCGGAAACCACATAGGGGCCGACATGGACATGATTGCCATGGGCATGGGGCAGGCGCATCAGGGTAACCTCGCCGGTTTCTTCATTCTTGAAACCGGAGGCAGGGTCTTTCGCCAGCACCTGCGCCAGCAAAAGGGTGCGCGCCTGCAATTTATTCAGTTTCAGCGGATTGGCTTTTACCGGCATGGTCTTTTCCTTACATCCTTACAACGCCATGGAGTTTCCTGCCCCGGCAATATCACTCCGCAGCCGATGAGGAAAGCCCGGCAAGGCGGATGGTAAGCTGCTTTCGCAGCCGCGCATTGCCAAGGGGTTCCACCGCATCATCGCCCGGCAGTGCCATCACATCCGGCCATGCATGCCGGAGCGCCGTCAACACCCGCGCCACTTCATTCACCATGTAATGATCCGCCAGACAGCGATGTGCCCCGATGCCAAACGTCAGATGATCGCTATTGTTCGGGCGGGCCGGGTCAAAGCATTCAGGGTCGGCAAAGCGGGCAGGGTCACGGTTTGCGGCAGCAACAACCGCCAGGACCATGCTGCCCGCGGGAATGTCCACGTCACCGAAACACATGGAGGCGGTCAACAGCCGTCTGGTGTTGTGGATCGGCGGATCGAACCTTAACGTTTCGATAACGAAACTTCTTATGTCCTTTGGCCAGCCGCGCGCCAGAACCTGTTGCAGCGCATTGGTCAAAAACCCGCGTCCGGCGTCATAACTCTGGATCAGCAGACCGATCAGATTGGCCGCAGCAGCCTTGCGATCCAGCCCGACCAACCCCAGTTCCCGCAGCCTTGTGGCGGCGATGCGGCTGCTGTCCTGCGCAACCGCATTGATGGCCTGTACCTGTACCTCTGTGCGCCGGGGAAGCATCAAAGCAGTGAGGATGGGCACCGCCTGGATCAGGAAAGCCCTGTCATCGGGCGCAAAGCCCAACCCTTCCAGCAACAGCCGAAGCGGTAGGACCCGGGCGACCCTTTCAACCCAGTCAAGCTCACCATCACTGCCAAGAAGATCATAGAGCCGCTGGGCCGGATCAAGCACGTGGCACTCCCTGAAAACCACCGCTGCGACGCCCCGAAGAAACCCGTGGTCCGCCCCGTTCGAAAGCCGGGCCAGATGGGACAGGATATCCCGGGTCGGCGCATCGAGCCCGTCCGGATTGCCCGCAGGCACCTGCGCCTGGGCGCTCGAGAGCAGTCGCTGGCAGTCCTCATGGCGGAAGATCATCCAGATATCGGCCTGCCGGTCATGGAACAGCGGGCATTCCTCACGCATCTGCCGATAGAGAGGAAAGGGGTCCGAGAGTTCGGACTGGGGGCGCAAAAGACTTTTCATCACGCCTCTCCCGTCATGAGGGATTGCAGTGCGGGATAGGACAGGGGATCGTCAAACATGTGATCCAGTCCGGGATCGGACCTCATGGACCGGCACAGATGGCTAATATCCGCCGCAACACGCCGGTATGCGCCGGAACCGGTGCTAACCCGGGCAACACCTGCCGCTTCAAGTCTCGGCAACAGGTCCTCAACCGGAAAAGCCAGGATGTTCAGCGGCGCATCGACCGCCCGGGCCAGCGCCTCGATTGTCCCGAAATCCGTCAACCCCTCCGCATGGTTACCGTCATTGGTCAGGCCCGGCACGAAAACACCATCGGCCCCGGCAGCAACATAGGCATTGCAGCGATCGATCGTATCTGCCAGACGCCGATCCTCCGCGCCCACGCCCATCCAATAGAGATCGGTCCGCGCATTGATGAAAAGATCCAACCCCTCTTTCGACAGCC
The Aestuariispira ectoiniformans genome window above contains:
- a CDS encoding cytochrome P450, giving the protein MKSLLRPQSELSDPFPLYRQMREECPLFHDRQADIWMIFRHEDCQRLLSSAQAQVPAGNPDGLDAPTRDILSHLARLSNGADHGFLRGVAAVVFRECHVLDPAQRLYDLLGSDGELDWVERVARVLPLRLLLEGLGFAPDDRAFLIQAVPILTALMLPRRTEVQVQAINAVAQDSSRIAATRLRELGLVGLDRKAAAANLIGLLIQSYDAGRGFLTNALQQVLARGWPKDIRSFVIETLRFDPPIHNTRRLLTASMCFGDVDIPAGSMVLAVVAAANRDPARFADPECFDPARPNNSDHLTFGIGAHRCLADHYMVNEVARVLTALRHAWPDVMALPGDDAVEPLGNARLRKQLTIRLAGLSSSAAE
- a CDS encoding isocitrate lyase/PEP mutase family protein: MTNHLSAFRDLHRGPLLLLPNAWDAMSARMMEQAGLRAVGTSSAAVAWSLGYGDGEEMPFEELAFVAGRMLSVLTVPLTVDMESGFASDPEMIAANAVALARLGVAGINLEDSLKDHGGVLRTLQDQEAVIRAIRERLSKEGLDLFINARTDLYWMGVGAEDRRLADTIDRCNAYVAAGADGVFVPGLTNDGNHAEGLTDFGTIEALARAVDAPLNILAFPVEDLLPRLEAAGVARVSTGSGAYRRVAADISHLCRSMRSDPGLDHMFDDPLSYPALQSLMTGEA